The following proteins come from a genomic window of Novosphingobium sp. P6W:
- the fghA gene encoding S-formylglutathione hydrolase: METVSTNRSHGGTQGVYRHQSAETGTQMTFSVFVPDHAPGAKLPVVWYLSGLTCTHANVTEKGEFRAACAQHGVILVAPDTSPRGDDVPDDEAYDFGKGAGFYVDATQQPWAANFRMRAYVEKELPALVEAQFPVDTGRQGITGHSMGGHGALTIALRNPGVFRSVSAFSPIVSPLNCPWGDKALTGYIGADRTAWREYDACALIDDGAHLPDLLVDQGTADGFLEGQLKTQLLADACEKAGQRATIRMQEGYDHSYYFISTFMPEHIAWHAERLKD, encoded by the coding sequence ATGGAGACCGTTTCCACCAACCGCAGCCACGGCGGCACGCAAGGCGTCTATCGCCACCAGAGTGCCGAGACGGGGACGCAGATGACCTTCTCCGTCTTCGTGCCGGACCATGCGCCCGGCGCGAAGCTGCCGGTGGTGTGGTATCTCTCGGGGCTCACCTGCACCCATGCCAACGTCACCGAAAAGGGTGAATTTCGCGCTGCCTGCGCGCAGCACGGCGTGATCCTCGTTGCGCCGGATACGTCCCCGCGCGGCGATGATGTGCCGGACGATGAAGCATACGACTTCGGCAAAGGCGCGGGCTTCTACGTCGATGCCACGCAGCAGCCCTGGGCGGCGAATTTCCGCATGCGCGCGTATGTCGAGAAGGAACTTCCCGCGCTGGTCGAGGCGCAGTTCCCGGTCGACACGGGCCGGCAGGGGATCACCGGTCACTCGATGGGCGGGCACGGCGCCCTGACGATCGCACTGCGTAATCCCGGCGTCTTCCGCTCCGTCAGCGCTTTCTCGCCGATCGTTTCGCCGCTCAATTGCCCTTGGGGTGACAAAGCACTGACCGGCTACATCGGCGCGGATCGCACGGCCTGGCGCGAGTACGACGCCTGCGCGTTGATCGACGACGGCGCCCACCTGCCGGACCTGCTCGTCGATCAGGGCACGGCGGACGGCTTCCTCGAAGGCCAGCTCAAGACGCAGCTTCTGGCGGATGCCTGCGAGAAGGCCGGCCAGCGGGCGACCATTCGCATGCAGGAGGGGTACGACCACTCCTATTACTTCATATCCACCTTCATGCCGGAACACATCGCCTGGCATGCGGAGCGCCTTAAGGACTGA
- a CDS encoding ShlB/FhaC/HecB family hemolysin secretion/activation protein — MGTLLALTGVNAFAQGNPPAISQSPTIDRDRLDRAGPAIPRTGPEVQLPSAPARVEAAAPVQVTLTGVRYEGATLAAETLDQATRPFVGSPLDRDMLQKLADAISGAYAKSDIAFYAVSIPAQSAAGGVLVVRVTEGRIVEYKLASESSSTPKRLIDAQVKRLMRDTPTHKSTIERTLSLLRDIPGQTVQANLRTTTTPGELALDLDVKRKQVDVTLNLNNRGVVNVTSGAQAQLALSLNGLLREGDTTQLSGYIPFQPSRYQFYSASHATPVGSNGTTVGLSGAYVRTRTRDLGIKGEAKQMGIVVAHPLIRSYKRNLTLTASFDGTNSTNYYLDTAFGGFRTRALRLGANWSSIGDTSGYGVSLSLSQGFDALGAREIEGYSKPSYRKANLQTTFVKQLSASIAAKATVRGQYSSDRLPTTERVILGGEGAGLAFRDGFLTADKAVTGGAELSWRVIGGKTDPRGLTVFAYADGALAHSYARPLYGLGSSDYSLASAGGGVRITPIKGWTGSAQIAVPVKKPFAGFSEKTRFFFSVSRTL; from the coding sequence ATGGGGACTTTGCTGGCGCTGACGGGCGTGAACGCCTTCGCGCAGGGTAACCCTCCTGCCATCAGCCAGTCGCCCACGATCGACCGTGACCGCCTCGACCGCGCCGGTCCGGCCATCCCGCGCACGGGCCCCGAGGTGCAACTGCCATCGGCTCCCGCCCGCGTCGAAGCGGCGGCCCCGGTGCAGGTTACCCTTACCGGGGTCCGATACGAAGGCGCGACCCTGGCGGCCGAAACGCTGGACCAGGCAACGCGGCCCTTCGTCGGATCGCCGCTCGACCGGGACATGCTCCAGAAGCTCGCGGATGCGATCAGCGGTGCCTATGCCAAAAGCGATATCGCGTTCTATGCGGTGAGCATTCCCGCGCAGTCGGCAGCAGGCGGCGTGCTGGTGGTGCGCGTGACCGAAGGGCGTATCGTCGAATACAAGCTGGCGAGCGAGTCCAGCAGCACACCCAAGCGCCTCATCGACGCGCAGGTAAAGCGGCTAATGCGCGACACACCCACCCACAAATCGACGATCGAACGCACACTTTCACTGCTGCGCGATATTCCCGGCCAGACGGTGCAGGCGAACCTTCGCACCACGACGACGCCGGGCGAACTCGCGCTCGATCTTGATGTGAAGCGCAAGCAAGTGGACGTGACGCTCAACCTCAACAACCGAGGTGTCGTCAACGTCACGTCAGGCGCGCAGGCGCAGCTTGCGCTCTCGCTGAACGGCCTGCTTCGCGAAGGTGATACAACGCAGCTGTCAGGCTACATCCCGTTTCAGCCGAGCCGCTACCAGTTCTATTCCGCAAGCCATGCCACTCCGGTCGGTTCGAACGGAACCACGGTTGGGCTGAGCGGCGCTTATGTTCGCACGCGCACCCGCGACCTTGGCATCAAGGGTGAAGCCAAGCAGATGGGGATTGTCGTCGCGCATCCACTGATCCGCTCCTACAAGCGCAACCTGACGCTAACAGCTTCGTTCGACGGCACCAACAGCACCAATTACTATCTCGATACCGCCTTTGGTGGTTTCCGCACCCGCGCGCTGCGGCTCGGCGCAAACTGGTCTTCGATCGGCGATACCTCCGGCTACGGCGTTTCGCTCAGCCTTAGCCAGGGCTTCGACGCGCTGGGTGCGCGCGAAATCGAGGGCTATTCGAAACCCTCTTATCGCAAGGCCAACCTGCAAACCACGTTCGTCAAGCAGCTAAGCGCTTCGATTGCCGCCAAGGCCACGGTGCGCGGGCAGTATAGCAGCGACCGCTTGCCGACGACGGAACGCGTCATTCTTGGCGGCGAAGGTGCTGGCCTTGCGTTTCGTGATGGATTCTTGACGGCCGATAAAGCCGTAACCGGCGGCGCGGAACTTTCCTGGCGAGTAATCGGCGGAAAGACCGACCCGCGCGGCTTGACTGTCTTTGCCTATGCGGATGGCGCATTGGCGCATTCCTATGCGCGTCCATTGTATGGATTGGGAAGCAGCGACTATTCGTTGGCATCGGCAGGCGGAGGAGTGCGAATCACTCCAATAAAGGGTTGGACCGGATCTGCACAAATTGCAGTACCTGTCAAGAAACCATTTGCAGGATTTAGTGAAAAGACCCGCTTTTTCTTTAGCGTGTCGCGCACGCTCTGA
- a CDS encoding 2OG-Fe(II) oxygenase — protein sequence MQNIWEVWPDALTVAECDAIVARAEHYPPADATIGFSDALRSDKGYRTSTIRWFDTSREKDIVSRIMDFVRCSNRTNFGVDVEAPFELQFTEYRATNKGHYDWHQDVWLESPRPYARKLSVVVQLSSPDEYKGGEFEFFGIQSPGPTFAGRGSLLIFPSFLQHRVLPVTDGLRRSLVTWIEGPNWR from the coding sequence ATGCAGAACATCTGGGAAGTCTGGCCTGACGCGCTGACCGTGGCTGAGTGTGACGCGATTGTCGCGCGCGCCGAACACTACCCGCCTGCGGACGCCACGATCGGTTTTTCGGACGCGCTGCGTAGCGACAAGGGTTACCGCACTTCCACGATTCGCTGGTTCGATACTTCGCGTGAGAAGGACATTGTCAGCCGCATCATGGATTTTGTCCGTTGTTCCAATCGCACCAATTTCGGTGTTGATGTGGAAGCGCCGTTCGAGTTGCAGTTCACAGAATATCGTGCGACGAACAAAGGACACTACGACTGGCATCAGGATGTGTGGCTAGAATCGCCGCGTCCTTATGCCCGTAAGCTCTCCGTCGTGGTGCAACTCTCCTCACCGGATGAATATAAGGGCGGTGAGTTCGAATTCTTCGGCATCCAGAGCCCTGGCCCGACTTTCGCCGGACGTGGCAGTCTGTTGATCTTCCCCTCGTTTTTGCAGCACCGGGTGCTGCCGGTCACCGACGGCCTGCGGCGTAGTCTGGTGACGTGGATCGAAGGCCCCAACTGGCGCTGA
- a CDS encoding prepilin peptidase, translating to MHPPVIITGPALPWLAAAAALGLLLLCGAVIHSDLGRRRIPNTLCIAIASLGLVFAVGETGWSGFPTFAWRMAIAALVAGPLVLLFLLRLLGGGDVKLIAALLLWVPASGIPAMLAVTILAGALIAVALNLLNRLFCFIRADTVPYGAAIVTGALCVLIPRFDGLAAAACAFVA from the coding sequence ATGCACCCGCCTGTAATCATCACCGGGCCAGCGTTGCCCTGGCTAGCCGCCGCCGCAGCCTTGGGCCTCTTGTTGCTCTGCGGCGCAGTGATCCATTCGGATCTAGGGCGCAGGCGCATCCCTAATACCCTTTGTATCGCAATAGCCTCTCTGGGTTTGGTCTTCGCAGTGGGCGAGACGGGTTGGTCGGGATTCCCCACCTTCGCCTGGCGCATGGCGATCGCCGCGTTGGTGGCCGGGCCTTTAGTATTACTGTTCCTGCTTCGTCTGCTGGGAGGCGGGGACGTGAAGCTTATTGCTGCCCTGCTGCTGTGGGTGCCGGCATCAGGCATACCGGCCATGCTCGCTGTCACCATCCTCGCCGGAGCGTTGATCGCGGTCGCCCTCAATCTGTTGAACCGCCTGTTCTGCTTCATTCGCGCAGACACCGTTCCTTATGGTGCGGCGATCGTTACAGGCGCGCTTTGCGTTCTGATCCCGCGCTTCGATGGCCTCGCAGCGGCGGCCTGCGCTTTTGTCGCCTGA
- a CDS encoding autotransporter domain-containing protein — MASLGALCGSAALAQTYGPDATTPGEAAVAGALDTVASPATSPYATMLGAIDALPNAAARADALGQLSPRNYRLMPRLSIQSMDATDREIRGYLQQRREMALDASADVPVSGDRTISVIGSYGLRQGKYKARVDRPAANSDSRSVRVGFDVSPVPGLIVGASIGIDGLDTALDRSQRPRSTMFNAGVTPYASYTNGRFYVDATAGYTRSWYQLRRQVSYNGFNDQLQAGANGDNAAASVEAGGILQLGVLRAQPFAGLQYRYADLGGIVESGGAASLAVAKFKSEAVRSSLGMRMSTALHKGSWTLRPSVEGQWQRELRSRPESRIEAVFVNGGTPIFTLPSWRYDRDTAVVGASLTAVHGERTAVRFSYSGEFANDRHVHGFAVTASRRF, encoded by the coding sequence ATGGCGTCCCTGGGGGCGCTTTGCGGTTCTGCCGCGCTTGCTCAGACCTATGGACCCGATGCGACCACGCCGGGAGAGGCTGCTGTTGCCGGAGCGCTCGACACGGTCGCCAGTCCGGCTACCAGCCCTTATGCAACAATGTTAGGTGCAATCGACGCACTACCCAATGCTGCCGCTCGCGCTGATGCGCTGGGCCAATTGAGCCCGCGTAACTATCGCCTTATGCCGCGTCTTTCCATCCAGTCCATGGACGCGACAGACCGCGAGATCCGTGGCTACTTGCAGCAGCGCCGCGAGATGGCGCTGGATGCGTCGGCTGATGTGCCGGTGAGCGGCGATCGCACCATTTCTGTCATCGGCAGCTATGGCCTGCGGCAGGGCAAGTACAAGGCGCGGGTAGATCGCCCGGCGGCGAATTCGGACAGCCGCTCGGTGCGTGTGGGCTTCGACGTTTCGCCTGTTCCCGGCCTGATAGTGGGCGCCTCGATCGGCATCGACGGTCTCGACACCGCGCTTGATCGTAGCCAGCGGCCGCGCAGCACGATGTTCAACGCAGGCGTCACGCCTTACGCCAGCTACACCAACGGCCGCTTTTATGTCGACGCGACGGCCGGATATACGCGCAGCTGGTATCAGCTACGCCGACAAGTTTCCTATAATGGTTTCAACGACCAGCTGCAGGCCGGAGCGAATGGCGATAACGCCGCAGCTTCGGTCGAGGCTGGCGGCATCCTGCAGCTCGGCGTCCTTCGGGCGCAACCTTTCGCCGGGCTACAATACCGCTACGCCGACCTTGGCGGGATAGTGGAGAGCGGCGGCGCGGCATCGCTGGCCGTCGCCAAATTCAAGTCCGAAGCCGTGAGGAGCAGCTTGGGCATGCGTATGTCCACGGCGCTGCACAAGGGAAGCTGGACGCTGCGGCCCAGTGTGGAGGGGCAATGGCAGCGCGAACTGCGATCAAGGCCGGAAAGCCGGATCGAGGCAGTGTTCGTCAATGGTGGAACCCCGATCTTCACTTTGCCGTCCTGGCGCTACGATCGCGACACGGCGGTCGTTGGCGCCAGCCTGACGGCAGTGCATGGGGAACGCACTGCCGTTCGCTTCTCATACTCGGGCGAGTTCGCCAACGATCGGCATGTGCACGGGTTCGCGGTTACTGCCAGCCGCCGGTTCTGA
- a CDS encoding ParB/RepB/Spo0J family partition protein — protein sequence MGGFVRDILTTLSYEPDPAEASRVEGAELSRLDQRLAGFVQGNGRRTAISIRPGDCSVWDGNPRDVPGLSADSCRSLIESIAQEDGNRIPVLVRNNPPGSELPYELLVGSRRRFSVNWLNHNGRPEIRLNAMVVDLSDEEAFRLADIENRERQDITELDRARSYQGAVDRFYGGVQSRMAEALNLSNSQLSRLLSLAQMPDEVVDAFATREELRVRHSEVLTPLLRRPEQRDRLLIAARSVGQEQQRLAAAGDRMIPAATVLTRLKQAAMEGGGARAQDMQVVVGDERVGRIKPGRDGLAVELAIAGDADLDRILAALRTAILDSRARLAAEADSAVD from the coding sequence ATGGGTGGTTTTGTACGGGATATTCTCACCACGCTTTCCTACGAGCCTGACCCGGCCGAGGCTTCGCGCGTAGAAGGCGCTGAACTTTCACGGCTGGATCAAAGACTTGCGGGTTTCGTTCAGGGAAATGGCAGGCGCACGGCGATTTCTATCCGGCCTGGCGACTGCAGCGTCTGGGATGGCAATCCACGCGATGTTCCGGGGCTTTCGGCCGATAGTTGCCGTTCCCTGATTGAATCTATCGCGCAGGAAGACGGCAACCGCATCCCCGTTTTGGTGCGCAATAATCCGCCCGGATCAGAACTTCCTTACGAACTACTCGTCGGTAGTCGCCGGCGTTTTTCCGTCAACTGGCTCAATCACAATGGCCGGCCGGAAATTCGCCTCAACGCAATGGTCGTGGACCTAAGCGATGAAGAGGCGTTCCGGCTTGCGGACATCGAGAACCGCGAACGCCAGGACATCACTGAACTCGACCGTGCCCGCAGCTATCAGGGCGCGGTTGATCGTTTCTACGGCGGTGTGCAGTCGCGCATGGCCGAGGCACTCAATCTGTCCAACAGCCAGCTCAGCCGTCTGCTTTCGCTGGCCCAGATGCCGGACGAGGTGGTGGATGCTTTCGCCACGCGTGAGGAGCTGCGCGTGCGCCATTCCGAAGTTCTGACCCCGCTGCTGCGTCGGCCCGAACAGCGTGACCGCCTGCTTATTGCCGCGCGTAGCGTTGGGCAGGAGCAGCAGCGCCTTGCCGCCGCCGGAGATCGGATGATCCCGGCCGCCACCGTTCTCACCCGTCTCAAGCAGGCGGCAATGGAAGGCGGCGGCGCGCGCGCGCAGGATATGCAGGTAGTGGTCGGTGATGAACGCGTTGGCCGGATCAAGCCAGGCCGGGACGGTCTGGCCGTTGAACTGGCGATCGCCGGGGATGCCGATCTCGACCGTATCCTTGCAGCCCTGCGCACCGCGATTCTCGACAGCCGGGCCCGACTCGCTGCGGAAGCCGATTCGGCGGTCGACTGA
- a CDS encoding response regulator, whose amino-acid sequence MLIDDVTEIVEELLTFMELHGIPAVGVSDLDEAMAALEGNPAIRVLACDVRLGRESGLMIVSRIRDHAVLCQRPFNYLFITGDPLLQDPSLQMPDHMVLTKPVQPQILIDVLRDMLGELENSAQQGDV is encoded by the coding sequence TTGCTCATCGACGATGTAACGGAAATCGTCGAAGAGCTGCTGACGTTCATGGAACTGCACGGCATTCCTGCGGTCGGGGTGTCCGATCTCGACGAAGCCATGGCTGCGCTCGAGGGGAACCCCGCAATCCGCGTGCTTGCCTGCGATGTCCGGCTGGGGCGGGAATCCGGCCTTATGATCGTCTCGCGCATTCGCGATCATGCCGTGCTCTGCCAGCGCCCTTTCAACTATCTGTTCATCACCGGTGACCCGCTTCTTCAGGATCCGTCGCTGCAAATGCCCGATCATATGGTTCTGACAAAACCCGTCCAGCCGCAGATATTGATCGATGTCCTGCGCGACATGCTGGGCGAGCTTGAAAATTCGGCGCAGCAGGGAGACGTTTGA